The following proteins come from a genomic window of Nitrospira sp.:
- a CDS encoding NADH dehydrogenase, whose product MGMTRIIIVGGGFAGVECARTLRKRLPANTCEIVLFSRENNMVFYPLLAEVAGAAINPGAVTVPLRQMLPGVRCRTEEVRQIDLAASEVEYERYDGRPRRMAFDHAVLACGTAVNLSLVPGMANHAFPLKSVGDAMALRFHVMEQLEKAEVCDDPERRRWYLSFVVVGGGFTGVEAAGEINDLIRASTRFYGNFSIRDVTVTLVHSRDQILPEVSVTLREFARTKMEQAGIRMVLNARAVSAEGVELHDGRVLRGATVVCTIGTTAPLLVDRLDVSKEHGRLLTEPDMRVRGTSNLWAIGDCARIVNAYDGQVSPTTGQFAERQGRQAAENIIRALQSEPTRPFFFKPLGQLCGIGGRSAVAEILGIRLSGFPAWWLWRTVYLLKSPSWSRRIKVAFDWTWELFFPRDLAHLRISQTERIARAHYRPGDFIFVEGEPAMNFYAIEQGEVEALRRDATGQQRLMAVLRPGEYFGEIALLDGTVRIASVRARTEVEVLVMSKEVFSHVSGALAPFRNLVTQALRWRRPRLNRQLSHAWAALERRPLSAFMEAAPNRHLSPKDTFEDTLRMFDRLAVEYLTVLDEKGHLKGIVTRNELFEAFAQGKKPSIKVREFMRADPVAVTSDDTSLMAGDLMNRYDIDWLPVIENKENQRLIGIVRSEKILCWLVEQSRIEPPHS is encoded by the coding sequence ATGGGCATGACACGGATCATCATCGTGGGCGGTGGATTTGCCGGCGTGGAGTGCGCAAGAACGTTGCGGAAGAGGTTGCCGGCGAACACCTGCGAAATCGTGTTGTTCAGTCGGGAAAACAACATGGTGTTCTATCCATTATTGGCCGAAGTGGCCGGTGCCGCGATCAACCCCGGTGCAGTCACGGTGCCGTTGCGTCAGATGTTGCCCGGCGTTCGCTGTCGAACCGAAGAGGTTCGGCAAATTGATTTGGCGGCATCCGAGGTGGAATACGAAAGATACGATGGTCGGCCGAGGCGTATGGCATTCGACCATGCCGTGCTCGCCTGTGGAACTGCGGTCAATCTCAGTTTGGTTCCCGGTATGGCCAACCATGCGTTTCCGCTGAAGTCCGTGGGCGACGCCATGGCTTTACGGTTCCACGTAATGGAACAACTGGAAAAAGCCGAAGTCTGCGACGACCCGGAGCGGCGACGATGGTACCTCTCGTTCGTGGTGGTCGGCGGCGGATTTACCGGCGTGGAAGCGGCGGGCGAGATCAATGACTTGATCAGAGCCAGCACAAGGTTTTACGGTAATTTCAGCATCCGTGATGTCACCGTGACATTGGTGCACAGCCGAGATCAAATTTTACCGGAAGTGAGCGTGACTCTACGGGAGTTTGCCCGAACGAAGATGGAGCAGGCCGGCATTCGCATGGTGCTCAACGCGCGTGCGGTGTCGGCCGAGGGCGTGGAACTGCATGACGGTCGAGTGCTCCGTGGCGCCACGGTCGTCTGCACGATCGGTACCACGGCCCCGCTTCTCGTGGACCGGCTCGATGTGTCCAAGGAGCACGGACGACTGCTGACCGAGCCGGATATGCGAGTGCGCGGGACGTCGAACCTCTGGGCGATCGGCGACTGCGCCCGCATCGTGAATGCTTATGACGGCCAAGTCTCACCAACGACCGGCCAGTTTGCCGAACGGCAAGGGAGGCAAGCGGCGGAGAACATCATCCGAGCTCTACAGAGTGAACCTACCAGACCCTTCTTCTTTAAGCCGCTGGGACAACTGTGCGGCATCGGCGGGCGGAGCGCGGTGGCCGAGATTCTGGGCATCCGTCTCTCCGGGTTTCCGGCGTGGTGGCTGTGGCGAACCGTGTATCTGCTGAAATCGCCCTCTTGGTCGCGCCGGATCAAAGTCGCGTTCGACTGGACCTGGGAGCTGTTTTTTCCGCGCGACCTGGCCCATCTGAGGATCAGCCAGACCGAACGGATCGCGAGGGCACATTATCGGCCGGGCGACTTTATCTTTGTCGAAGGCGAGCCGGCGATGAATTTTTACGCGATCGAACAAGGCGAGGTTGAAGCCCTACGGCGTGACGCTACAGGACAACAGCGTCTCATGGCGGTGCTGAGACCCGGTGAGTATTTCGGAGAAATTGCGCTCCTTGACGGCACGGTCCGCATCGCGAGTGTCCGAGCCCGTACGGAAGTTGAGGTGCTCGTCATGAGCAAAGAGGTCTTCTCTCACGTTTCCGGAGCGCTGGCTCCCTTTCGGAATCTCGTCACTCAGGCGTTGAGGTGGCGGCGACCAAGATTGAACCGTCAGTTGAGCCATGCGTGGGCTGCTCTCGAACGCCGACCGCTGTCCGCATTTATGGAAGCGGCTCCGAACCGTCACCTTTCCCCCAAGGACACGTTTGAAGACACCCTTCGTATGTTTGACCGGCTTGCGGTGGAATATTTGACCGTCTTAGACGAGAAGGGACATTTAAAAGGCATCGTCACCAGGAATGAATTGTTCGAAGCCTTTGCGCAAGGGAAGAAACCATCAATCAAGGTGCGGGAGTTCATGCGCGCCGATCCCGTTGCGGTTACTTCAGATGATACAAGTCTCATGGCCGGCGACTTGATGAATAGGTACGATATCGACTGGCTTCCGGTGATCGAGAACAAAGAAAATCAACGCCTGATCGGTATCGTTCGATCGGAGAAAATACTGTGTTGGCTGGTGGAACAATCTCGAATCGAACCCCCTCATTCTTGA
- a CDS encoding Rrf2-linked NADH-flavin reductase translates to MLFVGGAGSLEVKPGVQSLDLPEFPAEYKQGALATREALNLLRKEPILEWSFLSPSADLSPGKRTGKFRLGTDQLLRDSNGESRISVEDYAVAMIDEMEKPQHIRRRFTVGY, encoded by the coding sequence TTGCTGTTTGTCGGAGGTGCGGGCAGTTTAGAAGTCAAGCCCGGTGTCCAATCTCTGGACCTTCCCGAGTTTCCGGCGGAGTACAAGCAGGGAGCGCTCGCGACCCGCGAAGCTCTGAACTTGCTGCGGAAAGAACCAATCCTCGAATGGTCTTTCTTGTCTCCGTCCGCCGATCTGTCCCCCGGGAAGCGCACCGGCAAGTTTCGGCTTGGAACGGATCAATTATTGCGGGACTCGAATGGAGAGAGCCGCATCTCGGTCGAGGACTATGCCGTGGCGATGATTGACGAGATGGAGAAGCCACAACACATTCGCCGACGCTTCACGGTGGGTTATTGA
- a CDS encoding Rrf2-linked NADH-flavin reductase, with protein sequence MKIALIGATGFVGSAILKEALDRGHEVAAIARDPEKFEPHAKLRPQKADVYNADEVARVVAGHHAVISAFNPGCTNPDIYNLQVRGARAIIDGAKKAGSRDCCLSEVRAV encoded by the coding sequence ATGAAGATCGCATTGATCGGAGCAACGGGGTTCGTCGGATCGGCCATTTTGAAGGAGGCTTTGGATCGTGGCCATGAGGTCGCAGCCATCGCACGAGATCCGGAGAAGTTTGAGCCGCACGCGAAGCTTCGGCCGCAGAAGGCCGATGTTTACAACGCTGATGAAGTGGCGCGTGTCGTAGCTGGTCATCACGCCGTCATCAGTGCCTTCAATCCGGGCTGTACTAATCCTGACATCTATAATCTGCAGGTCAGGGGCGCACGAGCCATTATTGATGGAGCCAAGAAGGCTGGATCGCGCGATTGCTGTTTGTCGGAGGTGCGGGCAGTTTAG
- a CDS encoding Guanine deaminase → MSKPEDYLALAVQLALDNVLIRKGRPFGALLVKDGKIVATAVNNVLASHDPTAHAELEAIRLAARAQQNPRLDGHVMYASGHPCPMCLAAMYLVGIPQVYYAYSNEDGEPVGLSTSSLYAELSKPLSMQAMRLEHRPVRPVGLDLYEAWKRLNHDLPKE, encoded by the coding sequence TTGTCAAAGCCTGAAGACTACCTCGCCTTGGCCGTTCAACTCGCCCTCGACAATGTGTTGATTCGGAAGGGCCGCCCGTTCGGCGCACTGTTGGTCAAGGACGGGAAGATTGTCGCGACCGCCGTCAACAATGTGCTGGCGAGCCACGATCCCACGGCCCACGCTGAACTCGAGGCGATTCGGCTTGCCGCCCGCGCGCAGCAGAATCCGCGGCTCGATGGGCATGTCATGTACGCCAGCGGGCATCCCTGTCCGATGTGTCTTGCGGCCATGTATTTGGTCGGCATCCCTCAGGTCTATTACGCTTACTCCAACGAGGACGGCGAACCGGTTGGACTTTCGACAAGCAGTCTCTACGCTGAGTTGAGCAAGCCCCTTTCCATGCAGGCCATGCGGCTTGAACACCGGCCTGTACGCCCGGTCGGGCTGGATCTATATGAAGCCTGGAAGCGGCTCAACCATGACCTGCCGAAGGAGTGA
- a CDS encoding methyltransferase domain-containing protein — protein sequence MTEAQHQASIIEQFTRQAGPFTDMPEHSEESAFRLMLESTGVTSRDTVLDVACGPGLVACAFAARAAQVTGIDITPAMIDKARQIQRDKGLTNMEWNNADVLPLPYADESFSMVITRYSFHHFLDPFRVLAEMHRVCKKGGVLMAVDVAIPPEKRAAYDHLEKLRDPSHTSACTPEELLGMAERLKLDHVATHWYRLDMELERQLAASFPRPGDDEKIRALFRNDIGQDRLGMGAHWVGTEIHFAYPTLILVGRKDGLGG from the coding sequence ATGACAGAGGCACAACATCAGGCATCCATCATTGAGCAATTCACCAGGCAAGCCGGTCCCTTCACGGACATGCCCGAACATTCGGAGGAGTCGGCCTTCCGGCTCATGCTCGAATCAACCGGCGTCACGTCACGCGATACGGTGCTTGACGTCGCCTGTGGCCCGGGTTTGGTGGCCTGCGCCTTCGCCGCGCGAGCCGCACAGGTTACGGGGATCGACATCACGCCCGCCATGATCGACAAGGCGCGGCAGATCCAAAGGGACAAAGGGCTCACGAACATGGAATGGAACAACGCCGATGTCTTGCCGCTGCCCTATGCCGACGAATCCTTTTCCATGGTGATCACGCGCTATTCCTTTCATCATTTCCTCGACCCCTTCCGGGTGCTCGCGGAAATGCACCGGGTGTGCAAAAAGGGCGGGGTGTTGATGGCCGTCGATGTCGCGATTCCGCCGGAAAAAAGAGCCGCCTACGATCACCTTGAGAAACTGCGGGATCCGTCCCACACCAGCGCCTGCACGCCGGAAGAATTGCTCGGCATGGCTGAACGATTGAAGCTTGATCATGTCGCAACCCACTGGTACAGGCTCGACATGGAGCTCGAACGACAATTGGCCGCATCATTCCCTCGTCCCGGCGACGATGAGAAAATTCGCGCCCTCTTCCGCAACGATATTGGGCAGGATCGTCTCGGAATGGGTGCCCATTGGGTCGGGACGGAAATCCATTTCGCCTATCCCACGCTCATCCTGGTTGGGAGGAAGGACGGACTTGGTGGATGA
- a CDS encoding 3-oxoacyl-[acyl-carrier protein] reductase → MSVTGKVVLIAGGSGGLGRTIVPAFLAAGSRVVTADRNPSVDHHDGRLTLKADVTDEADVRRLVDEVTGKIGRLDVLVNLVGGFATGRVMETDVSLWQRMLSINMTSAFLLSKAVLPHMVERGTGRILHMAAWAAVEPFPGAAAYLVAKSGLLALINVLALELKGSGVTVNGVLPTTIDTPANRGSMPQTDPSTWTKPESIAETLLFLASDEAAQINGATVPIGRGAGAKPAEES, encoded by the coding sequence ATGAGCGTCACAGGAAAAGTCGTGTTGATTGCCGGAGGCTCCGGAGGATTGGGCCGCACGATTGTCCCGGCTTTCCTCGCTGCAGGATCCCGCGTCGTCACGGCCGACCGGAATCCGTCCGTTGATCACCACGACGGACGCCTGACCCTGAAGGCGGACGTGACGGATGAAGCCGATGTCCGACGTCTCGTCGATGAAGTCACCGGAAAAATCGGGCGTCTCGATGTGTTGGTGAACTTGGTCGGCGGTTTTGCGACGGGGCGTGTTATGGAGACCGATGTGTCGCTGTGGCAGCGGATGTTGTCGATAAACATGACGTCCGCGTTCCTGCTGTCGAAAGCCGTCCTCCCTCATATGGTGGAGCGCGGAACCGGTCGCATTCTACACATGGCGGCTTGGGCGGCGGTCGAGCCGTTTCCCGGCGCCGCCGCCTACCTCGTCGCCAAGTCGGGGCTGCTCGCGTTGATCAACGTGCTGGCGCTCGAACTGAAAGGATCGGGTGTCACCGTCAATGGAGTGTTGCCGACGACCATTGATACGCCGGCCAACCGTGGAAGTATGCCTCAAACTGATCCATCGACGTGGACGAAGCCGGAATCCATCGCCGAGACTCTCCTCTTTCTCGCCTCCGATGAGGCGGCGCAGATCAACGGAGCCACTGTTCCAATCGGCAGAGGAGCCGGCGCGAAGCCGGCCGAGGAGTCGTAG
- a CDS encoding Glyoxalase/bleomycin resistance protein/dioxygenase, translated as MSVHVYGCNHVVIEVTDAKKAVKFYQDVFGLKMLRGGEGAAWCKLGEHQFMAIFEVEQLQPDRTKHFGLMVRDAKQIREVRKKLTKKYKLKLHPDFRCDFRDPWGNRIQVGDLSDESLVWLLPYQEVQKAGIVFSSTNK; from the coding sequence ATGTCGGTCCATGTATACGGTTGCAACCATGTGGTGATCGAAGTGACCGACGCCAAAAAAGCGGTGAAGTTCTATCAGGACGTGTTCGGACTGAAGATGTTGCGCGGCGGCGAGGGAGCGGCCTGGTGCAAGCTCGGCGAGCATCAGTTCATGGCGATTTTTGAAGTCGAGCAATTGCAGCCCGATCGTACGAAACACTTCGGACTGATGGTCCGCGATGCGAAGCAGATTCGGGAAGTCCGCAAGAAACTGACGAAGAAGTATAAACTGAAGCTTCATCCTGACTTTCGCTGCGACTTTCGCGATCCGTGGGGCAATCGGATTCAAGTCGGCGACCTCAGCGATGAATCGTTGGTGTGGCTGCTGCCCTATCAGGAGGTGCAGAAAGCCGGGATTGTGTTCTCCTCTACAAACAAATGA
- a CDS encoding 2-hydroxychromene-2-carboxylate isomerase/DsbA-like thioredoxin domain, translating to MTERVLSVEIYSDVICPWCYVGKRRFERAVRQMGTTVKTHVAWRPFQLNPTMPKDGMDRTAYLAAKFGSLERFKEMEQRLLDAGRAEHISFAFEKIARTPNTFLAHRLIWYSGIKGRQDAVVDRLFKGYFEEGLDIGSLSILAELADRAGLNASEFLTSEEGAAEVKAEESVGHTLGIRGVPYFIFGKIHGISGAQPVEVFVSAMEKARTGPPIAGGS from the coding sequence ATGACTGAGCGAGTGCTTTCGGTCGAAATCTATTCTGATGTGATCTGCCCCTGGTGCTATGTGGGCAAGCGACGGTTTGAGCGGGCGGTACGGCAAATGGGGACCACAGTGAAGACCCATGTCGCGTGGAGGCCGTTTCAGTTGAATCCGACGATGCCGAAGGATGGGATGGATCGAACGGCTTATCTCGCAGCCAAGTTCGGCAGTCTGGAGAGGTTTAAGGAAATGGAGCAGCGTTTGTTAGACGCCGGAAGGGCCGAACACATATCTTTTGCCTTTGAGAAGATTGCTCGAACACCGAACACTTTCCTGGCCCATCGGCTGATTTGGTATTCCGGGATCAAGGGTCGCCAAGATGCGGTGGTCGATCGGCTATTTAAAGGTTATTTCGAAGAAGGCCTCGATATCGGTTCTTTGTCGATATTGGCGGAGTTGGCCGATCGAGCAGGACTAAATGCGAGCGAGTTCCTCACGAGCGAAGAGGGAGCCGCAGAGGTCAAGGCCGAAGAGTCGGTCGGTCATACGTTGGGCATTCGAGGAGTGCCGTACTTCATCTTCGGCAAGATCCATGGAATTTCTGGTGCACAGCCGGTTGAGGTGTTCGTTTCTGCCATGGAAAAGGCTCGAACCGGTCCACCCATTGCCGGTGGATCGTGA
- a CDS encoding Nitric oxide reductase activation protein NorQ: MTQQAREVDMTQYRILQEPFYAEVCGEVGLFTIAARKKLPVMLKGPTGCGKTRFVQYMAYKLGRPLITVACHEDLTASDLVGRYLLKGQDTVWMDGPLTAGVKHGAIVYLDEVVEARKDTTVIIHPLSDDRRVLPIEKKGQILEAADEFMLVISYNPGYQTVLKDLKQSTKQRFMAIEFDYPAPDIETMVVQREAGVEPAIAGKLVKLGQKVRNLRNHGLEEGVSTRLLIYAGTLMKQGVTPERACDVAVARPITDDSDMQRTILEFVKAIF; this comes from the coding sequence GTGACGCAGCAAGCGCGTGAAGTCGATATGACGCAATATCGCATCCTGCAGGAGCCGTTTTACGCGGAGGTCTGTGGAGAGGTCGGCCTGTTTACCATCGCTGCCCGGAAAAAACTGCCGGTGATGCTGAAGGGGCCGACCGGCTGCGGAAAAACTCGGTTTGTTCAGTACATGGCGTACAAGCTCGGCCGACCGTTGATCACCGTCGCCTGTCACGAGGATCTCACGGCATCCGACTTGGTGGGCCGTTACCTCCTGAAAGGGCAGGATACCGTATGGATGGATGGGCCGTTGACAGCCGGAGTGAAACATGGGGCCATTGTCTATCTTGACGAGGTGGTGGAGGCCAGAAAGGACACGACCGTCATCATCCATCCCCTCAGCGATGACCGACGAGTGCTCCCGATCGAGAAAAAAGGCCAGATTCTAGAGGCCGCCGACGAGTTCATGCTGGTGATTTCCTACAACCCCGGCTATCAGACTGTGCTCAAAGATCTGAAGCAAAGCACGAAGCAGCGCTTCATGGCGATTGAATTCGACTACCCCGCGCCGGACATCGAAACGATGGTGGTTCAGCGTGAGGCAGGGGTGGAACCCGCGATCGCTGGAAAACTCGTCAAACTCGGCCAAAAGGTCCGCAACCTGAGAAACCACGGGTTGGAAGAAGGAGTCAGCACCAGACTCTTGATCTATGCCGGTACCCTGATGAAGCAAGGCGTGACGCCGGAGCGGGCCTGTGATGTGGCCGTCGCTCGTCCGATCACCGATGATTCGGACATGCAACGCACGATACTTGAATTCGTCAAAGCGATCTTTTGA
- a CDS encoding Periplasmic sensor signal transduction histidine kinase: protein MFRPIPETTLFRRIPYRLIASLLLILALIVSIILLFSLEREKLLLRGSTEGERAPMELFQAFWRSRSDLIVETFLVVLVSAIGIAAVIMLLHYDTVRRTLEEVKGLARNILQSIPTGVLTISQQGIISAVNPTAEMVLNRPSSELLGKGYDVVFPEADPIRQALDAALRDHRHVSQKDLLYECREQNPRTIRVSTAELTGDDKKSAGVILQAQDITEWLGLERRVRVAEKLSALHTLSAGVAHELRNPLSAMDLNLHLLEEELKENRTLAEPEARYLRVLNAECRRLSGILDNFMKFARPGSLGLHAVDIKAVIDHIMTLMRFEAEERRIRLVQVTDEQLPPVWGDETQISQVFVNIIVNAFHAMPNGGLCQISVGQREAEGKPWVEITVKDSGVGITKEQLSHLFEPFYTTKSSGTGLGLAIAYRIIQDHGGTIDVSSVPGSGTAVVTKFPVATDPLHKVGVGS from the coding sequence ATGTTCAGACCCATTCCAGAAACGACTCTCTTTCGAAGAATCCCCTATCGTTTGATCGCATCCCTCCTCCTGATCCTGGCCTTGATCGTCTCCATCATCCTGCTTTTCAGCCTGGAACGAGAAAAACTTCTTCTCCGAGGCTCTACGGAGGGCGAGAGGGCTCCCATGGAATTATTCCAGGCCTTTTGGCGGTCGCGCAGTGATTTGATCGTTGAGACATTCCTTGTAGTCTTGGTAAGTGCGATCGGTATCGCGGCAGTCATCATGTTGCTTCACTACGACACCGTGCGTAGAACTTTGGAAGAGGTGAAAGGGTTGGCTCGAAACATTCTCCAGAGTATTCCCACGGGTGTGCTGACAATCAGCCAGCAGGGAATTATCAGTGCGGTAAATCCCACAGCCGAGATGGTCTTGAATCGCCCCTCCTCGGAGTTGCTGGGGAAGGGCTATGACGTGGTGTTCCCTGAAGCAGACCCGATTCGGCAGGCTCTCGACGCGGCGTTACGAGATCACCGCCATGTGAGTCAGAAGGATCTCCTCTACGAATGCCGTGAACAAAACCCGAGAACGATTCGCGTGAGTACCGCGGAGCTGACGGGAGACGATAAGAAATCGGCAGGGGTGATCCTGCAGGCGCAGGACATCACGGAGTGGCTAGGGCTCGAACGACGCGTCCGTGTCGCAGAAAAGTTATCGGCGTTGCACACCTTGTCCGCAGGAGTCGCGCACGAGCTGCGAAACCCTTTGAGTGCCATGGATCTGAACCTCCATCTCCTGGAAGAAGAGCTCAAGGAGAACAGAACGCTGGCGGAACCAGAGGCACGGTACCTTCGCGTCTTGAACGCCGAATGCCGCCGTCTTTCAGGTATTCTTGATAACTTTATGAAATTCGCTCGCCCTGGATCTCTTGGTTTGCATGCGGTGGACATAAAGGCAGTCATCGACCACATTATGACGCTGATGCGTTTCGAGGCAGAAGAACGCCGGATTCGACTCGTACAGGTTACGGATGAGCAATTACCGCCTGTGTGGGGGGATGAAACTCAAATCAGCCAGGTATTCGTCAACATCATCGTGAATGCGTTTCATGCCATGCCGAACGGCGGACTCTGTCAGATTTCAGTGGGGCAACGGGAAGCGGAAGGAAAACCTTGGGTAGAGATCACCGTGAAAGATAGCGGCGTCGGGATTACGAAGGAGCAACTGTCTCATCTGTTTGAGCCCTTCTACACGACCAAGTCGAGCGGCACCGGACTTGGCCTTGCCATCGCGTATCGGATTATACAGGACCACGGTGGTACGATCGACGTCTCCAGTGTGCCGGGAAGCGGAACGGCGGTGGTGACCAAATTTCCCGTGGCAACTGATCCGCTTCATAAGGTTGGTGTTGGATCATGA
- a CDS encoding Two-component transcriptional response regulator, AtoC family: MTQAARILIIDDEVNIRNALMTMLEKKGYRVYGAGTGDEALRQLDEARMDVVITDLRMPGISGMEFLRQLKNKWSDTEVVVMTAFGSIDTAVEAMRLGAYDYLTKPIDRERFVVIVEKALERHTLAYENKQLRNRLETRTRFDHMVGESEAMQSVYTLVEMVADSDVTVLLTGESGTGKELVARAIHHKSPRADGPFITLNCGALPENLFESELFGYEKGAFTGAMSTKVGRFELADGGTLLLDEVGELSLKSQVDFLRVLETKEFRRLGGTKLIKVDTRIIAATNRNLDEAVKQGDFREDLYYRLNVVPIRLPPLRDRVDDVPLLVDRYLRESCTQHHRGPKEVSREAMRLLRLYGWPGNVRQLRNLMERLVVTVKDTTIQPSHLPEEIQASKDNIRTMVLTLGTPIQQIERQVIERTLKEVTNHRENAAKLLGISLRTLQYKIKEYGIRE; this comes from the coding sequence ATGACACAGGCCGCTCGCATTCTCATCATCGATGATGAGGTGAATATCCGCAACGCCCTGATGACCATGTTGGAGAAAAAGGGTTACCGGGTCTACGGAGCAGGCACAGGAGACGAGGCTCTGCGACAATTGGATGAAGCTCGAATGGATGTGGTGATCACCGATCTGAGGATGCCCGGGATCAGCGGGATGGAATTTCTACGCCAACTGAAGAACAAATGGTCGGATACGGAAGTTGTGGTCATGACGGCGTTTGGTTCGATCGATACGGCGGTGGAAGCGATGCGTCTAGGCGCCTACGACTATCTGACGAAACCGATCGATCGCGAGCGGTTTGTCGTGATCGTGGAGAAGGCGCTCGAGCGCCATACCTTGGCCTATGAAAACAAGCAACTCCGTAACCGACTTGAAACGAGAACACGTTTTGATCACATGGTCGGCGAAAGCGAGGCCATGCAGTCAGTCTATACCTTGGTGGAGATGGTGGCGGACAGCGATGTGACGGTCTTGCTCACCGGGGAAAGCGGAACCGGCAAGGAACTCGTCGCGCGCGCGATTCACCATAAGAGCCCGAGGGCCGACGGGCCGTTCATTACCCTGAATTGCGGTGCCTTGCCCGAGAATCTCTTCGAGAGCGAGCTATTCGGCTATGAGAAAGGCGCGTTCACCGGCGCCATGTCAACCAAAGTCGGACGGTTTGAATTGGCTGACGGCGGGACGCTCCTGCTGGATGAAGTGGGCGAACTCTCGCTCAAGTCGCAAGTCGATTTTCTACGTGTTCTTGAGACCAAGGAATTCAGGCGTTTGGGTGGAACGAAACTCATCAAAGTCGATACGAGAATCATAGCCGCTACCAATCGGAATCTCGATGAAGCGGTCAAACAGGGGGACTTTCGGGAAGATCTCTACTATCGGCTCAATGTTGTTCCTATCCGCCTTCCGCCGCTTCGCGATCGGGTGGATGATGTCCCTCTGCTGGTGGATCGATACCTGCGCGAGTCCTGCACACAGCATCACCGCGGGCCGAAAGAAGTCTCGCGAGAGGCCATGCGGCTGTTACGACTCTATGGGTGGCCTGGAAACGTTCGACAACTACGAAATCTCATGGAGCGGCTGGTCGTCACGGTCAAGGATACGACGATTCAACCCTCGCATCTTCCTGAAGAAATCCAGGCCAGCAAAGACAATATACGGACTATGGTGCTTACCCTGGGAACACCCATCCAACAGATCGAACGACAAGTCATTGAACGAACCTTGAAGGAAGTCACGAACCATCGAGAAAATGCCGCCAAGCTGTTAGGGATTAGTCTCCGGACCCTCCAATACAAGATCAAGGAATACGGAATTCGCGAGTGA